The following are from one region of the Salvia splendens isolate huo1 chromosome 2, SspV2, whole genome shotgun sequence genome:
- the LOC121792806 gene encoding kinesin-like protein KIN-7N, whose protein sequence is MEKICVAVRVRPSANDKNVHGFHWKVDSNRISLHRSHGTPISGVSYAFDHLFDQECSNGTVYRLLIKDIINAAMEGFNGTAFAYGQTSSGKTFTMNGSENDPGIIHRAVRDIFEKTEETSDREFLIRVSYMEIYNEEINDLFAVENQKLQIHESLVRGVFVAGLREEIVNSADQVLQLIQLGEANRHFGETNMNARSSRSHTIFRMVIESKWKDNKFNDSPDDAIRVSVLNLVDLAGSERVAKTGAGGVRLKEGKHINKSLMILGNVINKLSEGGKQSSHIPYRDSKLTRILQPALGGNAKTSIICTVAPEEIHIEESKGTLQFASRAKRITNCVQVNEILTDAALLKRQKLEIEDLRSKLQGSHAEVLEKEILKLRNDMLKYELEREKLATELEEERRSQKEREQWIKEQQMKIHNLSNLVTLTDSDRSSSNNGVKECLPDESTSGHSMRQEDAFSTPCLKTVPNGFVAKRSHYSSQPECSPLPDVFGDCADEDTWMKMNKGYIADLDSLHTTPSRKVQSFPFSEDCSMDNSNQEIQNLRRQLEFAIEERDELKRKYTEQVSFNDQLTREKSELQLEILTAREVPRKLLETVTHCKGIHNDVFSIIQNTVADEKSEIAQMLATTTEVGTSLFSTLESHLLMAADGKRPLPLNDCFVQEQYNTLHQKLSDAVYSFGSSDGSTVGDEYKENSSNCSNTKGTLGEVIACWKQALETEVDEIKHKYNDLEKELEVKSQLLEVSEGKLHSLEREFRLVKQGRDAMLQRTSSSSQMLQALENEVREIKHKYSDLEKELEDKIELLEVSEGKYQSMEREFRLVTEDHDAALERICSSSQTLRALENEVKEIKQKCSDLEKELDVKNQLLEVSEMKYQSVEREFHLVTEDRDAALERISSSSQTLRALENEVREIKHMYSDLEKELEDKIELLEVSEEKYQNMERECHLVTEERDATLERISSSSQMLQALENEVKEIKHKHNDLEKELEVKSQLLEFSEEKYQIMEREFRLVTEERDAALERISNSSQVLQALENEVEEIKHKLNDLEKELEAKGCLLEVSEGKYQSMEREFCLVTEERDAALKRSSSSSQTLQGLENQVEESKHKYNDLKKELEVTNQLLKVSEGKLHSLEREFCIVKEERDTMFSRISSSAQILTQVTGEKDRVLKELNTEVRRRKKLEEEIKQFNAAFACRQRSVTSFQSEFKSLLETMKTQNPTSLSKSHGS, encoded by the exons ATCATTTGTTCGATCAGGAGTGCAGTAATGGTACAGTGTATAGGCTTCTGATTAAGGACATAATTAATGCTGCTATGGAGGGTTTTAATG GAACTGCATTTGCTTATGGACAGACTAGTAGTGGGAAAACTTTTACTATGAATGGTTCAGAAAATGATCCAGGAATTATCCACAGAGCTGTCAGAGACATTTTTGAAAAAACAGAAGAG ACATCAGATAGGGAGTTTCTTATTCGAGTTTCATACATGGAAATTTACAATGAAGAAATCAATGATCTTTTTGCTGTGGAAAATCAAAAACTTCAGATTCATGAGAGTTTGGTG CGTGGAGTATTTGTTGCAGGTCTAAGGGAGGAAATTGTAAACAGCGCTGACCAAGTGCTCCAACTTATCCAACTTGGAGAAG CTAATAGGCATTTTGGTGAGACCAACATGAATGCTCGTAGCAGTAGATCACATACTATTTTTAGGATG GTAATCGAAAGCAAATGGAAGGATAACAAATTCAATGATAGTCCTGACGATGCTATCCGTGTCTCTGTCCTG AATCTAGTTGACTTAGCTGGGTCTGAGAGAGTAGCAAAAACTGGTGCTGGCGGAGTTCGTTTGAAGGAAGGAAAGCACATTAACAAGAGCTTAATGATTCTTGGTAATGTGATCAACAAACTGAGTGAGGGTGGAAAGCAAAG CTCCCACATTCCTTATCGGGACAGTAAGCTTACTCGCATTCTTCAGCCAGCATTAGGTGGAAATGCAAAAACTTCAATAATTTGTACTGTTGCGCCTGAAGAG ATCCACATAGAAGAATCAAAAGGGACTCTTCAGTTTGCTAGCAGAGCAAAGAGGATAACCAACTGTGTTCAAGTGAATGAG ATATTGACGGATGCTGCCCTATTGAAGAGACAAAAATTAGAAATAGAGGATCTTCGGAGTAAACTTCAG GGATCTCATGCTGAAGTATTGGAGAAAGAAATCTTGAAACTGAGGAATGACATGCTAAAG TATGAATTGGAGCGGGAGAAACTCGCCACAGAACTAGAAGAGGAAAGGAGATCACAAAAAGAGCGGGAACAATGGATTAAGGAGCAGCAAATGAAAATACACAATCTTAGCAATCTGGTTACCTTGACAGACTCTGACAGAAGCTCTTCCAAT AATGGGGTCAAAGAATGCCTTCCAGATGAAAGTACTAGTGGTCACAGCATGCGCCAAGAGGATGCTTTTAGTACACCATGTCTTAAAACAGTTCCTAATGGCTTTGTTGCTAAGAGATCACATTATTCAAGCCAACCAGAGTGTAGCCCTCTTCCAGATGTGTTTGGTGATTGTGCTGATGAAGACACAtggatgaaaatgaataaaggttACATAGCTGACCTTGATTCACTTCATACGACTCCTTCGAGGAAGGTCCAATCATTTCCATTTAGTGAG GATTGCTCAATGGATAATTCCAATCAAGAAATACAAAACCTCCGCCGACAGCTAGAGTTTGCCATAGAGGAAAGAGATGAATTGAAG AGGAAGTATACAGAACAAGTCTCATTCAATGACCAATTGACAAGAGAGAAATCTGAACTTCAACTCGAGATATTGACAGCACGAGAAGTTCCACGAAAGCTCCTTGAGACTGTGACACATTGCAAAGGCATTCACAACGACGTTTTTTCTATTATACAG AACACTGTAGCTGATGAGAAATCTGAAATTGCTCAAATGCTTGCGACCACAACTGAAGTTGGAACCTCCCTTTTCTCAACTTTAGAATCTCATCTACTGATGGCTGCGGATGGCAAGAGACCCTTGCCATTAAATGATTGCTTTGTACAAGAGCAATACAACACGCTCCATCAAAAGCTGAGTGATGCAGTTTACTCCTTTGGTTCATCAGATGGATCAACTGTGGGGGATGAATATAAGGAGAATTCTTCTAACTGCAGCAATACTAAG GGCACTTTGGGAGAAGTAATTGCTTGTTGGAAGCAGGCATTGGAAACTGAAGTTGATGAAATCAAGCATAAGTACAATGACTTGGAAAAAGAGCTGGAAGTTAAAAGTCAGCTGCTTGAGGTTTCCGAAGGAAAACTTCATAGCTTGGAAAGGGAGTTCCGACTTGTAAAACAAGGTCGGGATGCAATGCTTCAAAGAACCTCCAGTTCATCTCAAATGCTCCAGGCATTGGAAAATGAAGTCAGAGAAATCAAACATAAGTACAGTGACTTGGAAAAAGAGCTGGAAGATAAAATTGAGCTACTCGAGGTTTCTGAAGGAAAATATCAAAGCATGGAGAGGGAGTTCCGTCTTGTAACAGAAGACCATGATGCAGCGCTGGAAAGAATATGCAGTTCATCCCAAACGCTCCGGGCATTGGAAAATGAAgttaaagaaatcaaacaaaAGTGCAGTGACTTAGAAAAAGAGTTGGATGTTAAAAATCAGCTTCTTGAGGTTTCTGAAATGAAATATCAAAGCGTAGAGAGGGAGTTCCATCTTGTAACAGAAGACAGAGATGCAGCGCTTGAAAGAATCTCTAGTTCATCCCAAACGCTCCGGGCATTGGAAAATGAAGTCAGAGAAATCAAACATATGTACAGTGACTTGGAAAAAGAGCTGGAAGATAAAATTGAGCTACTCGAGGTTTCTGAAGAAAAATATCAGAACATGGAGAGGGAGTGTCATCTTGTAACAGAAGAGCGAGATGCAACACTTGAAAGAATCTCAAGTTCGTCTCAAATGCTACAAGCATTGGAAAATGAAGTCAAAGAAATCAAACATAAGCACAATGACTTAGAAAAAGAGTTGGAAGTTAAAAGTCAGCTTCTTGAGTTTTCTGAAGAAAAATATCAGATCATGGAAAGGGAGTTCCGTCTTGTAACCGAAGAACGAGATGCAGCGCTTGAAAGAATCTCTAATTCGTCTCAAGTACTCCAGGCACTGGAAAATGAAGTTGAAGAAATCAAACATAAGCTCAATGACTTAGAAAAAGAGTTGGAAGCTAAAGGTTGCCTTCTTGAGGTTTCCGAAGGAAAATATCAAAGCATGGAAAGGGAGTTCTGTCTTGTAACAGAAGAGCGAGATGCAGCCCTCAAAAGAAGTTCCAGTTCGTCTCAAACGCTCCAGGGATTGGAGAATCAAGTCGAAGAAAGCAAACACAAGTACAATGACTTAAAAAAAGAGTTGGAAGTTACAAACCAGCTTCTTAAGGTCTCTGAAGGGAAACTTCATAGCTTGGAAAGGGAGTTTTGTATTGTAAAAGAAGAGCGAGATACAATGTTCAGTAGAATCTCGAGTTCAGCTCAGATTCTTACACAAGTCACTGGCGAAAAGGACAGAGTTCTAAAGGAGCTTAACACTGAAGTTAGGAGGAGAAAGAAGCTCGAGGAAGAGATCAAGCAGTTTAACGCTGCTTTTGCGTGTCGACAGAGGTCAGTAACGTCATTCCAAAGTGAGTTCAAATCTTTGCTGGAGACCATGAAGACGCAGAATCCAACTTCACTATCCAAATCTCATGGATCTTGA